The following proteins come from a genomic window of Neptunomonas concharum:
- a CDS encoding trypsin-like serine peptidase: MTRLTTRCILAAKLLPITLGLLTMPLLAADYDSAKRVPHAVFTGEPTKRVAIESLKSSFSLRKQALPSALNLGELSETEQQRLEQAPLNNGRKAVVGIQRSTADFPLRYTASDLTWEAHKEGETAILGITSSGAASLRVNIDLSTLPQGTEVRFYDESFYKPVGRSIRVSKDQTINHWSDSIEGDFVGIELFIPSNAPKNDFTLVINKVMHQLISKETASLKNNAAIGASGSCQIDVKCASESASNFSNLTSSVAKIVFIDDGLSYSCTGTLMNDADTSSEIPYFLTANHCVDSQAVANTLEFYWFFEKSTCSTSTANNTIYTSGGASLLKADKDYDYSFLKLNRTPPAGVSLSGWDANTIGSAGVYGIHHPSGDLKKYSSGLTYSFYDSFYGNKSNTHILVDWSLGVTETGSSGSGLWYRDGGSSYLVGILTGGSSACGSTQGIDLYGRFDQSYPALKGWLNNTSASPVTGNITIKGQVVVAGTSIPVCGLVLANGTHLFSCNQGNYEITAPVDSEGKITLFAWADGFFPYKLVFTPSNSSTTQHIEMQRAP, translated from the coding sequence ATGACGAGACTAACAACCCGGTGCATCCTAGCGGCAAAATTGCTACCTATCACTCTAGGCTTGCTAACAATGCCATTATTAGCAGCTGACTATGACTCTGCTAAACGCGTCCCTCACGCTGTATTTACTGGCGAACCTACGAAGAGGGTTGCTATCGAATCCTTGAAATCCAGCTTCTCCTTACGTAAACAGGCACTTCCTTCTGCGCTTAATTTGGGAGAGCTTTCTGAAACTGAACAACAACGATTGGAACAAGCGCCTCTAAACAATGGCCGTAAAGCTGTTGTTGGTATACAACGTTCAACCGCCGATTTTCCTCTTCGTTATACAGCTTCTGATTTGACTTGGGAGGCCCATAAAGAGGGAGAAACTGCTATTTTGGGGATAACCTCCTCTGGCGCAGCGTCTTTACGTGTCAACATAGACTTATCAACACTTCCGCAAGGTACAGAAGTTCGCTTCTATGACGAAAGTTTCTATAAGCCTGTAGGGAGATCAATACGAGTATCTAAGGATCAAACCATTAATCACTGGTCCGACTCCATTGAAGGGGACTTTGTAGGTATCGAATTGTTTATCCCTTCCAATGCCCCTAAAAACGATTTCACGTTAGTCATTAATAAGGTGATGCATCAGCTGATCAGTAAAGAAACGGCATCGTTAAAAAACAACGCAGCCATCGGCGCCAGTGGTAGCTGCCAGATCGATGTTAAGTGTGCATCAGAATCGGCCAGCAATTTCTCAAACCTCACTAGCTCTGTCGCGAAAATTGTCTTTATCGATGACGGTTTATCCTATAGCTGCACAGGCACATTAATGAATGATGCCGACACCTCTTCAGAAATCCCCTACTTTCTGACTGCGAATCACTGTGTCGACTCTCAAGCTGTTGCTAACACACTGGAGTTTTACTGGTTCTTTGAGAAAAGCACCTGCAGCACCAGTACGGCTAATAACACGATTTACACCTCTGGAGGGGCCAGCCTTTTAAAAGCAGATAAAGATTACGACTATAGCTTTTTAAAACTAAATAGGACGCCACCTGCGGGTGTCAGCTTAAGCGGCTGGGATGCCAATACTATTGGATCAGCTGGTGTCTATGGTATCCACCATCCAAGCGGAGACCTGAAAAAATACAGTTCAGGATTGACTTACAGCTTTTATGATTCGTTTTATGGCAATAAGTCGAATACGCATATCCTCGTAGACTGGTCCCTCGGCGTTACTGAAACAGGAAGCAGCGGCTCTGGTCTTTGGTACCGGGACGGTGGTAGCTCATATTTAGTGGGCATCTTAACTGGTGGATCTTCTGCATGCGGCTCTACACAAGGGATTGATCTATATGGTCGCTTCGATCAAAGCTATCCAGCGCTTAAAGGATGGCTCAACAATACAAGCGCATCGCCCGTTACAGGCAACATCACCATTAAAGGTCAGGTCGTTGTTGCAGGCACCAGCATACCCGTATGTGGCTTAGTATTAGCGAACGGCACCCACCTGTTCAGCTGCAACCAAGGCAACTATGAGATCACAGCCCCTGTTGATAGTGAGGGCAAAATAACGCTTTTTGCTTGGGCTGACGGATTCTTCCCTTATAAGCTGGTTTTTACGCCGAGTAACAGTTCAACAACACAGCACATTGAGATGCAACGCGCGCCCTGA
- the xthA gene encoding exodeoxyribonuclease III: protein MKIISFNINGLRARPHQIEALIEKYQPDVIGLQETKVDDPQFPHEVITTLGYHVEFFGQKSHYGVCLISKKPPLALQKGFEGDEDDAQRRMIIGTYETPKGNKVTVLNGYFPQGENIEHPVKFPAKARFYADLQTHLQSNHSPDEHLIVMGDINISPTDKDIGIGEVNRKRWLKTGKTSFQPIEREWLSRLQNWGLEDTFRLKHPEITDRFSWFDYRSRGFEQTPKRGLRIDVILASSPMASICLNSDIDYDIRGMEKPSDHAPIWAEFDI, encoded by the coding sequence ATGAAAATCATCTCATTTAACATCAATGGCCTGCGTGCTCGCCCTCATCAGATTGAAGCACTCATCGAAAAATACCAACCCGATGTTATTGGACTTCAGGAAACCAAAGTAGATGATCCTCAATTTCCTCATGAAGTGATAACGACACTGGGGTATCACGTAGAGTTTTTTGGACAGAAGAGCCATTACGGTGTCTGTTTGATCTCTAAAAAGCCACCGTTGGCGTTACAAAAGGGCTTTGAAGGCGATGAAGATGATGCTCAACGGCGTATGATTATTGGTACCTATGAAACACCTAAAGGTAATAAAGTCACGGTACTCAATGGCTATTTTCCCCAAGGGGAGAATATTGAACACCCTGTAAAATTCCCTGCCAAAGCACGTTTCTATGCTGACTTGCAAACCCATTTGCAAAGCAACCACTCTCCTGATGAGCACTTAATCGTCATGGGTGATATAAACATATCGCCTACCGACAAGGATATTGGTATTGGGGAAGTTAATCGTAAACGTTGGCTAAAAACGGGGAAAACCAGTTTTCAACCCATTGAAAGAGAATGGCTTAGTAGGTTACAAAACTGGGGATTGGAAGACACTTTCCGTCTTAAGCATCCTGAAATAACAGATCGTTTTAGTTGGTTTGATTATCGAAGCCGAGGATTTGAACAGACACCTAAGCGCGGACTGCGTATTGACGTAATTTTGGCCAGCTCACCTATGGCAAGCATTTGTCTCAACTCTGATATAGACTACGATATTAGAGGTATGGAAAAACCGTCTGACCATGCCCCTATTTGGGCAGAGTTTGATATCTAA
- the gorA gene encoding glutathione-disulfide reductase translates to MSTYDYDLFVIGAGSGGVRAARMAASMGVRVAITEDKYLGGTCVNVGCVPKKLFVYASQFQEAFNDASGFGWNVGDTAFDWPTLRDRKNEEILRLNGIYRNLLVNSGCHLIEGRGSLIDDHTVEVDGQQYTAERILVATGGWPFIPDIPGKEHIISSNEVFYLEDFPKSAVVVGGGYIAVEFAGIFAGLGVDTHLIYRGDLFLRGFDRDLREFVAQEVEKKGVNLHFNNNIEAIEKQVDGSLLLTLSDGSQQVTDCVLYATGRVPNVVGLGLEKLGIAQQKNGAIIVNDTFQTNVPSIYAIGDVIDRVQLTPVALAEGMALVRHLYQQGSAQVDYDLIPTAVFCQPNIGTVGLSEEQAREQGIDIDIYRSEFRAMKHTMSGNTERTLMKMIVDKITDKVLGVHMVGPDAGEIIQGMGVALKAGATKAVFDATIGIHPTAAEEFVTMREPVKQ, encoded by the coding sequence GTGTCTACGTATGACTATGATTTATTTGTAATAGGTGCCGGTTCTGGTGGTGTGCGCGCTGCGCGAATGGCAGCTTCTATGGGTGTTCGCGTTGCTATTACTGAAGATAAGTATCTTGGAGGCACCTGTGTCAATGTAGGCTGTGTTCCTAAAAAGTTATTCGTCTATGCTTCTCAGTTTCAGGAGGCGTTTAACGACGCTTCAGGGTTTGGGTGGAATGTTGGAGATACTGCGTTTGACTGGCCGACTTTGCGTGATAGAAAAAATGAGGAAATTCTTCGTCTAAATGGTATCTATCGAAACTTGTTGGTTAATTCAGGCTGCCACCTGATTGAAGGGCGGGGGAGCCTAATCGATGATCATACTGTTGAAGTTGACGGTCAACAATACACCGCTGAGAGGATTCTTGTAGCGACGGGCGGTTGGCCGTTCATACCGGATATTCCAGGAAAAGAGCATATTATCAGCTCGAATGAAGTTTTCTACCTTGAGGACTTTCCTAAAAGTGCTGTTGTCGTTGGCGGGGGATATATCGCTGTAGAGTTTGCAGGTATTTTTGCCGGTTTAGGTGTGGATACCCATTTAATTTATCGCGGAGACCTCTTCCTACGTGGCTTCGATCGTGATTTACGAGAGTTTGTTGCCCAAGAAGTGGAGAAGAAAGGCGTAAACCTCCATTTCAATAACAATATTGAAGCTATTGAGAAACAGGTTGATGGCAGCTTATTACTGACACTGAGTGATGGCAGTCAGCAGGTCACTGATTGTGTGCTGTATGCCACAGGTCGTGTGCCTAATGTTGTAGGTTTGGGGCTAGAGAAACTAGGTATTGCCCAGCAAAAAAATGGTGCGATCATCGTGAACGACACCTTCCAGACGAATGTACCTTCTATCTATGCCATTGGTGATGTGATTGACAGAGTTCAACTGACGCCTGTGGCGCTGGCCGAAGGAATGGCGTTGGTCCGGCATCTTTACCAGCAAGGTAGTGCACAAGTGGACTATGACTTAATTCCGACAGCTGTATTTTGTCAGCCTAACATAGGTACTGTCGGTTTATCGGAGGAGCAAGCACGGGAGCAAGGTATCGATATTGATATCTACCGAAGTGAGTTCCGTGCAATGAAGCATACGATGTCAGGTAATACCGAACGTACCTTAATGAAAATGATCGTTGACAAGATTACGGATAAAGTACTCGGTGTACATATGGTTGGCCCGGATGCTGGGGAAATTATTCAAGGAATGGGTGTTGCATTAAAAGCTGGTGCAACAAAAGCTGTGTTTGATGCAACGATTGGCATACATCCAACAGCCGCCGAAGAATTTGTTACTATGCGAGAGCCGGTTAAACAATAA
- the nhaB gene encoding sodium/proton antiporter NhaB — protein sequence MTISFPQAFMRNFLGNSPVWYKQAIIGFLILNPILLMVAGPVVTGWILIFEFIFTLALALKCYPLQPGGLLALEAIVIGLASPDSVYHEVSANLEVILLLMFMVAGIYFMKSMLLWIFTKILLKVKSKVALSLLFSLSSAFLSAFLDALTVTAVLISVGVGFYSVYHKVASGKQYDHDHDHADDDTVNDNSRSDLETFRAFLRSLLMHGAVGTALGGVCTLVGEPQNLLIAQKAGWDFVEFFILMSPITMPVLFAGLTTCILLEKTQWFGYGAKLPDSVRLILEDFAAAQDKKRTTRHKAELAVQMVVAVFLVLALALHLAEVGLIGLTVIILLTAFNGIVEEHQIGKAFEEALPFTALLVVFFSIVSVIHDQHLFQPIIQAVLDMDEASQPALFFIANGVLSAISDNVFVATVYINEVVEVFNAGAISREHFDALAIAINTGTNIPSVATPNGQAAFLFLLTSALAPLIRLSYGRMVIMALPYTIVMSLVGYFAVTIAL from the coding sequence ATGACCATCTCTTTTCCTCAGGCTTTTATGAGGAATTTCCTCGGAAACTCCCCAGTCTGGTATAAGCAGGCTATTATTGGCTTTCTGATTCTAAACCCCATACTACTCATGGTAGCTGGGCCAGTTGTTACAGGCTGGATACTTATATTCGAGTTTATTTTCACACTTGCCCTTGCGCTTAAGTGCTATCCATTACAACCTGGTGGATTACTAGCACTTGAGGCGATTGTCATCGGACTAGCCTCGCCCGACTCAGTGTATCATGAAGTTTCAGCCAACCTTGAGGTGATACTGCTACTGATGTTCATGGTGGCTGGCATCTACTTCATGAAGAGTATGCTGCTATGGATTTTCACGAAGATACTCTTAAAAGTAAAATCTAAAGTTGCTCTATCTCTTCTTTTCTCACTCTCTTCAGCTTTCCTGTCTGCATTTTTGGATGCACTAACCGTAACAGCTGTCTTAATTAGTGTAGGGGTCGGCTTTTACTCGGTTTATCATAAAGTGGCGTCAGGAAAGCAATATGATCACGACCACGACCACGCTGATGATGATACCGTCAATGACAACAGCCGCAGTGATCTGGAAACGTTTAGGGCCTTCCTGCGCAGCTTGTTAATGCATGGGGCGGTTGGTACAGCACTAGGTGGGGTATGCACACTCGTTGGGGAACCCCAAAATTTATTGATCGCCCAAAAAGCCGGGTGGGACTTTGTTGAATTCTTCATACTCATGTCCCCCATCACTATGCCTGTACTATTTGCGGGCCTCACAACCTGCATTCTTTTAGAAAAAACCCAATGGTTCGGCTACGGTGCTAAACTACCCGATAGCGTACGCTTGATCCTAGAAGATTTTGCAGCAGCTCAAGACAAAAAGCGTACGACTCGCCATAAAGCCGAGCTAGCTGTACAGATGGTCGTGGCGGTTTTCTTAGTACTTGCCTTGGCATTACATCTTGCTGAAGTAGGCTTGATTGGCCTAACGGTGATTATTCTACTAACCGCCTTTAATGGTATCGTAGAAGAACATCAAATTGGCAAAGCGTTTGAAGAAGCTCTTCCCTTCACCGCACTATTGGTTGTGTTCTTTTCCATTGTGTCTGTTATCCATGATCAACATCTCTTCCAGCCCATTATTCAAGCAGTACTGGATATGGATGAAGCCTCACAACCTGCGTTATTCTTTATCGCCAACGGCGTTTTATCCGCGATTAGCGACAACGTTTTTGTCGCAACGGTCTATATTAATGAGGTCGTTGAAGTTTTTAATGCTGGCGCTATTTCGCGCGAGCATTTTGATGCATTAGCGATTGCTATTAATACGGGTACTAACATCCCAAGTGTAGCGACACCCAATGGGCAAGCGGCTTTCCTATTCTTGCTCACATCGGCTTTAGCTCCTCTGATCCGACTGTCCTATGGGCGCATGGTAATCATGGCACTCCCGTACACTATTGTGATGAGCCTTGTTGGTTATTTCGCCGTTACAATCGCTCTCTAG